Proteins found in one Miscanthus floridulus cultivar M001 chromosome 4, ASM1932011v1, whole genome shotgun sequence genomic segment:
- the LOC136549057 gene encoding uncharacterized protein, whose protein sequence is MPLPPPPPMPPLTPPQSHHAATGKEGPPGTLPRKEGPRCRGRRGGAAGNAAGEGGSPPPCRRGRRGRRAPDPHRHAVGKGGDVGSKEGAADEGAGAEGRGRGRRGRGRPGEEGKEAAPA, encoded by the coding sequence atgccgctgcctccaccaccgcccatGCCGCCGCTGACACCACCACAAAGCCACCACGCCGCCACGGGGAAGGAGGGGCCGCCGGGCACGCTGCCGAGGAAGGAGGGGCCACGCTGCCggggaaggaggggaggggccgccgggAACGCCGCCGGGGAAGGAGGATCCCCGCCGCCATGCCGCCGGGGAAGGAGGGGCCGCCGGGCGCCGGATCCCCACCGCCATGCCGTCGGGAAAGGAGGGGACGTCGGATCCAAGGAGGGGGCGGCGGATGAGGGGGCCGGAGCAGAGGGGAGGGGCCGCGGCCGGAGGGGAAGAGGCCGGCCGGGAgaggaggggaaggaggcggcgccggcttga